A single window of Gossypium hirsutum isolate 1008001.06 chromosome A10, Gossypium_hirsutum_v2.1, whole genome shotgun sequence DNA harbors:
- the LOC107895502 gene encoding extensin has protein sequence MKIFQTISVVSTLLMMLLSSVLSEETSTDPIKCTPCQQQVPSPPPPSPPPPAASPPPPANNPNYCPPPPSPPTSSGGGSYYYSPPPPAQSGGNNNNYAPPPPGGVIGGMYYPPPTYKNYPTPPPPNPIVPYFPFYYHTPPPPSGSEKLLACWVVSLFGFFLYVF, from the coding sequence atgaaaatttttcaGACGATTTCTGTCGTTTCGACATTGCTGATGATGCTACTGAGTTCAGTACTTTCAGAAGAAACTAGTACCGATCCCATAAAATGCACCCCTTGCCAGCAGCAAGTCCCATCTCCGCCGCCACCGTCTCCACCGCCGCCTGCAGCTTCGCCACCTCCTCCCGCTAATAACCCCAACTACTGCCCACCACCTCCATCTCCACCCACCTCTAGTGGTGGTGGCAGCTACTACTACTCTCCACCACCACCAGCTCAATCCGGGGGTAACAACAACAACTATGCTCCCCCGCCGCCTGGTGGTGTCATTGGCGGCATGTACTACCCTCCACCGACGTACAAAAACTACCCAACACCGCCACCTCCGAACCCCATTGTTCCTTACTTCCCATTTTATTACCACACTCCTCCACCCCCTTCAGGGTCTGAAAAGCTGTTAGCTTGTTGGGTTGTTTCGTTGTTCggtttttttctttatgttttttga